The DNA window CATGATCATATGTATATGAGATCCTTTCAAATGTACAATGATGAGGTAATTCCGAAAGAAGAATTGCAATTTGATGAAAATGGAAATGCAATTAATCCTAAAGGTACCGTGTATCTCATGTCCAATGCATTTGGTAATAAATTCTATTATAAGAACAATCAATATTATCTAGATGAAGAATGGGAACCACATGAGGTACTAGATAAAGCAGGGAATCCGATTCCATATGACGATTACTTTGCTGATATTGATGAACAGCCAGAGAAGAAGATGTTCACGGATGTTTCTATCACAGATAAAGTACTTTCTTTTACAGCTTATACGGCGGCCGTAGCAGATGAAGGGAAATCAGGCACCGTAGGTAAAGGATTAATAGCTTACGATAATTATGGTATTAAGCGAACGGATACGAAGCCAGATTCGGTAGAAGCTGTGAAGGTTACGGTTAACGATAACAAAGCAGTCCTTTCATGGAAAACTCCTTCCGCAAGTAAAGAACCGGTAAGAGGGTTCCGAATTTATGAGAAGAACGACAAGGTAAAAACGCACTGGAGTACGTATGTACCCGTAGTAAAAGGACAAAGTGAATATACTTTTGCAGTAGACAATCTTAATCCAGCAAAGAATTATGATTTTATTGTCAAAGCTGTTGGCACGAGAATGAATTCAAATCCAGTCGAAGTTAGCACAACGGGGGGGCCTATCAAGTCTGAGCCGCCTTCAGCTCCTACTGATTTAAAAGGCACAGCTGCTTCGGCATTCCAGACTAATCTGACTTGGACAGCTTCCGCGGGAACTAAAAGCTCTGAAGGTTACAATGTGTACCGTAACGGTAGCAAGATTGGGACTACGACGGAACTATCTTACAAAGATACCGGACTAGAATCGAATAAGACATATACCTATGTGATTAAGGCTTACAACACGGTAGAAGTTGAATCTCTGGCTAGTAACTCGATAAGTGTGACGACGAAGTCATCTCCAACTGGAGCAGGGGTTCATAAGGCATTTCCGCAGCACACCGCTTATGCTGCAGGTACGATTAAGCCAAATCACTTAACACAGGCCCAATTGGATGCCACGGTTGCAAGGTTGTATAACGAGTGGAAAAGTAAGTACCTGAAGCAAAATCCATATAACAGTGATCAATACTATGTATGGTACGCTGATGGGGATTGGTTCGAGGAGAATGAAATTACAGTCTCAGAAGCTCATGGGTATGGGATGTTAATTACCTCTCTGATGGCGGGACATGATCCTGATGCTAAGAAATATTTTGATGGGATGTATCGTTATTTCCGAGCACATCCAAGTGAAATCAATCCGGATCTCATGGCTTGGCAGCAAGCAGATACAGGAACAGAAATTAAGGATATTAATGGTGTCGATTCGGCTACGGATGGCGATATGGACATTGCTTATGCCCTTCTGCTAGCTAATAGTCAATGGGGGAGTAATGGAGCTATTAACTATTTGGCGGAGGCCAAAAAAGTTATTCATGCCATCATGGAAAGTGAAGTCAATCATTCCGAATGGACCTTAAAAATGGCGGATTGGGTCACGGATGATGATCCGAAATATGGAAATGCAACACGTCCGTCCGATTTTATGCTTCAGCATCTGAAAGATTTCCGAAATGTGTCGGGGGATAGCAATTGGGATCTTGTAATCGACAAGACGTATAACGTGATTCAAAGCTTATATAAAGATTACAGCTCAAAAGCAGGTCTTCTTCCTGATTTTGTATTTAAGGATACAACCGATGGAAAGTATAAACCAGTAAGTACGCAAGATTGGGAGCCAGACGGAATTTTTCTGGAATCAGAGCAGGATGGAGATTATAACTATAACTCTTCCCGTATTCCTTGGCGCATTGCTACAGATTATCTCTTAACAGGGGATGACCGGGCTAAAGCTCAATTGGGCGCGCTTAACCAATGGATTCGTACCAAGACGAATAACGATCCCGAGAAAATTCTTGCGGGTTATAAATTGGACGGATCCGCAGCACTGAACGATTACACTGATATTACGTTCTCTGCTCCAATGATGGTTAGTGCTATGATCGATTCATCAAATCAGGAATGGTTGAATACATTGTGGGATTATAATGCCGCGGGTTCAACCGAAGATGATTTATATTTTGGCAATAACTTGCGCTTACTCAGTATGATTGTGGTGTCAGGCAACTGGTGGACTCCAACGATAGTTGATACTGATTCGCCTATGGAACCAACAATCGACAAAGCAGAGGCCGTTTCCAGCTCAGCTATCGAGTTGAATTGGACACCTTCCAAAGATAATGTTGGGGTAGCAGGGTACAAGGTATACCGAAATGATCAAGAGATCAAGGTAACAACATCTACAAATTTCAGAGATAGTGGACTTAATTCGAGTACTTCCTATAAATATTATGTAGTGGCTTATGACGCTGCAGGTAATACTTCGAAAATAAGTAATGTGAGACTTGTATCCACATTAGCTGCATCAAATGGCGGTAGTGACTTTAGTGATGTTGGCAGCCAATATTCCTGGGCAAAGGACGCTATTGAACAATTAACGGCCCAAGGAATTATTCAGGGAACATCCAAAACAACCTTTGATCCAGGCCAAAAGGTAACCAGAGGAGATTTTATACTAGGTTTGGTAACAGCACTGGGTTTAAAAGCAGATTCTACTGCTAACTTTGAAGATGTTGATCGGAACAGTGATTATTACGAGGCAATTGGCATAGCCAAGCAATTAGGGATTACCAGCGGAATAGATGGAAAGAAGTTTAATCCGCAAGGTGAGA is part of the Paenibacillus segetis genome and encodes:
- a CDS encoding S-layer homology domain-containing protein gives rise to the protein MKKRLRRIVSLLLVLTMLPFYVVGAAAAPESPGSKASSSAESIAEWVFKDTPENESVYLATKGTYKTASTLRNVGGVFEEFNDSEKYIGYQGWDDGDGKKYWLATVSTSGYKNITLSSEQSSSGSGPRDFKVQSSHDGKSWIDVPRTDLKLGRDKFVNTSKLVNTRLLQGDDNQELLYIRWIVSSNENTGGEEEGIGSGGSSRIRNIIVSGDPILGKTHVIPTIDLLEQPTNESDNVPAEVPIQIRFNKAIVLKQGHSVSILDENNRTLDKVSPKIVDHNILQIDHSTLEYGMSYKVTIPKELLKGTDNVPLVRDVSLSFRVQDSPLAPKSINMTFNGDPKTSIALAWYTDVMTDTILQVVEATKVTGNSFPEAGSLSYHGKAEEIETYVKASDRETDHTTKFISHKVIADQLKPGTAYKFRVGNGNAEDWSSIGSFTTDAAVNQPYHFIAGSDSQASSKSEFEPWGDTFRKAIDYMDAPKFLISAGDLVDNGDLEEQWQWMLGVAQDELLQVPYVPVLGGHEVMDYDGDETTPNDNFYNHFNLPKQLVADTHKGSVYSFEYGDALYLVFNSQYAGELAENGKDVEFADQQFWDQVAWMKNAVAKSDKKWKFVTFHKSPYAAGDNSAQWEGDRIEFYKKNLIPAFDEMGIDMVFEAHDHMYMRSFQMYNDEVIPKEELQFDENGNAINPKGTVYLMSNAFGNKFYYKNNQYYLDEEWEPHEVLDKAGNPIPYDDYFADIDEQPEKKMFTDVSITDKVLSFTAYTAAVADEGKSGTVGKGLIAYDNYGIKRTDTKPDSVEAVKVTVNDNKAVLSWKTPSASKEPVRGFRIYEKNDKVKTHWSTYVPVVKGQSEYTFAVDNLNPAKNYDFIVKAVGTRMNSNPVEVSTTGGPIKSEPPSAPTDLKGTAASAFQTNLTWTASAGTKSSEGYNVYRNGSKIGTTTELSYKDTGLESNKTYTYVIKAYNTVEVESLASNSISVTTKSSPTGAGVHKAFPQHTAYAAGTIKPNHLTQAQLDATVARLYNEWKSKYLKQNPYNSDQYYVWYADGDWFEENEITVSEAHGYGMLITSLMAGHDPDAKKYFDGMYRYFRAHPSEINPDLMAWQQADTGTEIKDINGVDSATDGDMDIAYALLLANSQWGSNGAINYLAEAKKVIHAIMESEVNHSEWTLKMADWVTDDDPKYGNATRPSDFMLQHLKDFRNVSGDSNWDLVIDKTYNVIQSLYKDYSSKAGLLPDFVFKDTTDGKYKPVSTQDWEPDGIFLESEQDGDYNYNSSRIPWRIATDYLLTGDDRAKAQLGALNQWIRTKTNNDPEKILAGYKLDGSAALNDYTDITFSAPMMVSAMIDSSNQEWLNTLWDYNAAGSTEDDLYFGNNLRLLSMIVVSGNWWTPTIVDTDSPMEPTIDKAEAVSSSAIELNWTPSKDNVGVAGYKVYRNDQEIKVTTSTNFRDSGLNSSTSYKYYVVAYDAAGNTSKISNVRLVSTLAASNGGSDFSDVGSQYSWAKDAIEQLTAQGIIQGTSKTTFDPGQKVTRGDFILGLVTALGLKADSTANFEDVDRNSDYYEAIGIAKQLGITSGIDGKKFNPQGEISRQDMMVLIANALQKAGKISEPGTASELNKFKDGSKVADYAVKAVATHIKEGIVLGDGNYIHPKGMATRAEMAVMIFRIYKLK